The Methylocaldum marinum genome includes the window GGCAGGCGGCTCAAGAGGCCATCGAGCATCTCCGAGCCGCGAAATAGACCGGGAGCCGTTCCCATTACTCTAGACATCCCCGCCGTGGAGGAGGACCGCAACCCCATTTCCGGAACACTTTCTATCCGCGGTCCATCCCGGCGGCTTCGACTGATATGGGAGAAACTCATGAAGATGCCAACTCAGGAAGGAAGAAAACGCTATCGGCCGAATGGCATTTATAAAGGGCCTTTCACGAACGACGAGAGCTTTTGGGAGGTCTGCACCTGCCTACCTGAGTGCCCGGATCCCTGTCAGGGACAATGCGGATGCCAGGCCTGCGCGACGGCGTATGAAGACTCCCTCTACTTCGAAGGCTTGAACGGCACCCGCTTCTGAGTGCGCACGGGGCCGAACTCGCACCGTCCGTACCGGTCGAGACTGCGAAAAAAGCTCCGAACGCCAAGAAAGTCGAAGCGAACAATATCGGAGGATATGCGACGTGAGTGCCATGCAAGCCTATGAAACCGACCGAGTCCGGCGTCACACGCCTCCGGACATCAATGCGCGCATCGACGACGAGATCCGCGCGACGATAAGCCACTATACCGGTGCGAGCCGGGAAACCCTGACGCGGCGTATCGACGCCCTGGACCGGGAGTGGGACATCGAGCGAGTACTGGAAGCCAACGCCGCCAGTTTCACGCTCGCCGGCCTGGCCTTGTCCCAAGTGCACAGCCGTCGTTGGCTGTGGCTTTCGACCGGAGTCGCCGGTTTCCTGCTGCAACACGCATTGCAAGGCTGGTGCCCGCCGATTGCCGTGTTCCGTCGCCTCGGCATCCGCACCCGGCGCGAGATCGACCGGGAGAAATACGCCCTGAAGGCGCTCCGCGGCGACTTCGAACCGATTGCCGGCGTTCATCCTACCCGTGACCCCGACACGGTGTCGCGAGCGATCGAGGCGTGAAAGCCGGCCTCTGCCGTTTCCGAACGGGAGGCTGCCATGTCCAAGAGAACGGTTTTCGTTTTGGCGGGTCTGCTGATCGGTGGTTCCATCGGTCAAGCCTCTGCGGAACCCAAGACGGAGTGGGAATACCCCGCGATTCGGGGCTACGGCAAAGTCCGGCCGTATCCGGATGCCGCAGCGAAGCCTTCGCCGGATCGGATTTACAAGGTGTTGTTCGATATCTCCCAGGGCGCCGAAATGCCCGAGAAGCCGAACTCCGGCCTGGACCACGTGGCCCGGCTGATCAATACCTTTGCCTTGGTCGGCGTTCCGACGGAACGTTTGAAGCTGGTTCTGGTGGTACACGGCTCGGCGACGCCGGCGATCCTGAAGGACGAGCGCTATCGCAATCGCTTCGGCAACGGGAACCCCAACACGGAATTGATTCAGGCCTTGAAGAAGGCCGGCGTAACCCTGTACGTCTGCGGCCAGGCCCTGGCCGAGAAGGAATTCGAGCCGGGCGACGTCAATCCGGAGGTCACCGTGGCGCTCTCCGCCCTGACCGTACTCCCGCTGTATCAGATGGATGGCTACGCCCTGATTCCGGATTGAGGCCGTATTCCCTCCTCTTACCCATGGAGTTGCCGACGTGTGCAAGCACTTCCGGCTGGCCGTTACGCTCGTTCTCTTCGCGGAGTCGTCCATGAACACGGAATACCCGGCCCCGACGCCGCCCGCCGTTTTTCCGCCCTGGCCGGGAGAAACTCCCCCCGCGGCCAATCCGGGCGTCCCGTTCACCGTGCCCGAGGTGGACAATATGCCGGATTTTCACGGCAACCCGGCCGCCGCCGAGTTCGTCGTGTTCGCCGGCGGCAATTACTTCTTCGCGATGACGGAACTGGTCGAAGCCTTCCAGCGGCAAAAGCCCGAGCTCCGCGGCCGAATCTTCTTCGAGACGATCCCGCCGGGCATCATCGAACGGCAGCTCGAGAACCGCAACACCATCACCGTTGGCAACCTGACCCTTTCGGTCCAACCCGACGTGGTGCAGGCCGGAGAGCAACGGATCGCCGCATTGATCGAAAAAGGCGTGCTGCAAGGCCCGCCGCTGCGGTTCCTCAAGAACAGCCTCGCCGTCATGGTGAAAAAAGGCAATCCCAAGAACATCCGCACCCTGGAAGATCTTGCCAAGCCGGGCGTGCGGCTCGCCAATCCGAACCCGGAAACCGAGGGCATCGCCCGGCAGATCCAGACCGCTCTCGAACAAGCGGGCGGCGAGGAACTGGTCCGCAAGGTGTACGAAACCAAGGTAAAAGCCGGCGAGGCGTTTCTGACCGAAATCCACCATCGCCAGACGCCGCTCTGGATCATGCAGGGCAAGGTCGACGCCGGGCTAACCTGGATCAGCGAACCGCGATACCAGATGATGGTCGGCCATCCCGTCGACTTCGTTCCGATTCCGCCGGAACACAACCGAGAGGGCATACAAGCCGCGGCTATCGCCAGGAACGCCCGAAATCCCGGCGCGGCGCGGGATTGGCTGGCGTTTCTTTGCTCCAATGAGGCCAAATCCGTACTCGAAAAATTCGGCATGGCGCGACCGCAGTAAAGACCTAAGCACAAACCCGGAGGCTTCCGCCGACGGGTCGTTTCACGGATACATGAAACGCTTTACAATGCCGTAACGCCATGCCCGCCACGGGTGGGCGGCGAAGCAACAGGAAGTCGAAACCATGGCCGAGCAACCCCGTTATCTGCCCAGGAGCGAATTTCCCCGGCTCTTGTCCGCATTGGCCTCCGCCGGCTATCGATGCGTGGGCCCGCGCGTTCGGGATGGCGCCATTCTTTACGAGCCGATTTCCGGCGTCGAGGATTTGCCGAAGGGCGTCCACGACCGGCAAGCTCCGGGCCAATACGGACTGGAAACAACCGACGAGCCTCGCTGGTTCGCCTGGGCCAACGGACCGCAAGCTCTGCGGCCGCTGACCTTCGCCGGCCGCGACAAGCTCTGGAGCGCTGAGCGCAGGGCCGACGGATCGGTCGACTTCAAGAGCGACCCGCCCGAGGCGGAACCGGTGGCCGTCATTGGCGCCCGAGCCTGCGATCTGGCCGCGCTATACATTTACGACCGGCACTTCATGCAGGGCGCATATCCCGATCCCTGGTACACGGCGCGGCGGCAGAACCTGTTCCTGGTCGCGGTCCATTGCACCCATCCCTCCCTCAACTGCTTTTGCGCCTCCACCGGCGACGGACCGCGGGCGACCTACGGCTACGATCTGGCACTTTCCGAATTGGACGAGGGCTTCTTGATCGACGCACGAAGTGAAAAGGGTGAACGGATTCTCGCCGCGCTGCCGGTCCGGGAAGCGAGTACCGAACAAATCGAAACCGCCGACCGGGAAATCGAAGACGCCGCCGGAAGCCAGGTCAAGGAGGTACCTTCCCGAAATCTGAAAGACGTCCTGTTCGCCCGTCTCGATCACCCCCGGTGGAACGAAGTGGCGCAGCGCTGCCTTTCCTGCACCAATTGTACCCTGGTCTGCCCCACCTGCTTCTGCCATAGCGAGAACGATGTGCCGAGCCTCGACGGGAGCCGCAGCGAGCACTATCGGGAATGGGATTCCTGCTTCACCCAGAGGCACAGCTACATCCACGGCATCACCATCCGTCCCGATACCCGCACCCGTTATCGGCAATGGCTGACTCACAAGGTGGGCAGCTGGCACGACCAGTTCGGGCGCTCCGGCTGCGTGGGCTGCGGGCGCTGCATCACCTGGTGTCCGGTGGGGATCGACATTACGGAAGAACTGGCGGCCATCTGCCGCTGAGGAGGCCCATGCAAAATCCTTATCTGCCGCGCGAAGCCGAAATCGTCGAACGCGTCCAGGAGGCGCCGACCATCTTCACCCTGAAGCTGAGGTTCACCGATCCGGCCGCCCAAGGCGCCTACGGATACGTACCCGGCCAGTTCAACATGATTTACCTCTACGGCATCGGCGAGGTGGCGATTTCCATCGTCTCCGATCCCGACGAGACCGAAACGCTGGACCACACGATCAGGGCCGTCGGCCGCGTCACCCGCGCGCTGAGCCGGCTCCAGCCGGGCGACCGGATCGGCGTGCGCGGTCCCTACGGGCGCGGATGGCCTCTGCTCGAGGCTCAGGGAAAGGATGTCGCGCTCATCACCGGAGGGCTCGGCTGCGCGCCGCTGGTTTCGGTCATCCGCTACATCGTGGCGCGGCGCGAGCGCTTCCGGCGGCTCTTGATCATGCAGGGCGTCAAACGCTCCGACGACCTCATCTGGCACGAGCAGTACCAGCGATGGAGGGAATTGCCGGATACGCAGGTGCTTTTGGCGGCGGAAGTGGCCGAGCCCGGCTGGACCTGGCATCAGGGCCTGGTAACCGCGCTGTTCGACCGGACCCATATCGATCCCGGCCAGACCATCGTATTCCTGTGCGGCCCCGAGCCGATGATGCGTGCTTCCATCTACGAGCTCGGCCAGCGCGGCGTGGCCGACGGGAACATCTGGCTCAGCATGGAGCGCAACATGCACTGCGGCATCGGCCATTGCGGACACTGCATGATCGGCGCGCCCTTCGTGTGCCGCAACGGCCCGGTGTTTCCCTATCCCGAATTGAAGGCCCTCCTGGGCAAGAAGGGGTTCTGACATGGACAGAAAGCTTCGCGTCGCGGTCCATAAATTTTCGTCCTGCGATGGTTGTCAGCTGGCCTTTCTCAATGCCGGCGAAAAACTGGTGGAACTGTTCGAGCTGGCGGACGTGGTGCACTTTGCCGAAGCCGGAATCGTCGACCCCGATGCGCCGGCCGAGCTCGCCTTCATCGAAGGCAGCATCTCCACCCACGAAGAGCAGGAGCGCATCCGCCGCATCCGCGAAAACACCCGCTTCCTCGTGCCCATCGGCGCCTGCGCCACCTCGGGCTGCCTGCAGGCGCTGCGCAACCAGGCGGACGCCGCGCGCTGGTTCGCCGACGTCTATTCCGACCCTTCGAAGATCGACCACCTGGACACCGCGACGCCCATCGCCGCCAACGTGCCCGTGGACCTGGAGCTGTGGGGCTGTCCGGTCAACACCCGGCAGGTCATGGCGACGGTGAGTTCGCTGCTACTCGGCGCCCCGCCGCGGGACGATAACGAAAAGATCTGCATGGAATGCAAGCGGAAAAACATCGTCTGCGTCATGGTGACCCAGGGGCAGCACTGCATGGGACCAGTCACCCGCACCGGCTGCGGCGTGCTGTGCCCCGGCATAGGCCGCGACTGCTACGGCTGCTACGGGCCGGCGGAGAACATCAACGGCGACGCCTGGGGCCGCTGGTTCGAGCAGAAAGGCATGCCCGCGGAGCGCATCGCCCGCCGCTTCCGCTACATCAACAGCGAGGCCGAAGCCTTCCGCGAAGCCGGCAAGCATTGGAGAGATCGGACGGGCCCGAAGCCAGCAAATGATGCCTCGGACCCGTCTGATCTCTCTCCCTCATCCGGCCCTTCGGGCCACCTTCTCCCAAAGGGAGAAGGAAACAAAGCGCGGTCTTCGACCGCCAATTCATCGAACGAGAAATCATGAACGAGCGCCGGGAAATCAAGATCAACGTGCCCGTCCTGGCGCGGGTCGAGGGCGAAGGCGCCCTCGATCTCCATATCCGCGACGGCCGCATCGAACACCTGAAGTTCAGCATCGGCGAGCCGCCGCGCCTGTTCGAGAAGTTCCTGGAGGGCCGCGACGCCTTCGAGGTGCCCGATATGGTGGCACGCATCTGCGGCATCTGTCCGGTGGCTTACCAGATGAGCGCGGTGCAGGCCCTGGAAAGCCTGTTCGGCTGGCGCTCCACGCCCTGGATAGAAGCCATGCGCCGGGCCATGTACTGCGGCGAATGGATTCAGAGCCATAGCCTGCACATCCACCTGCTGGCGGCGCCCGATTTCTTCGGATACTCCAGCGCTCCGGAAATGGCGCGGGATTATCCGGACGAGGTCCGCCGCGGGCTGCGCCTTCAAAGTCTCGGCAACGAACTGATCCGGCTGTTCGGCGCGCGCTCGGTGCATCCGGTGGGCGCGCGGCTCGGCGGGTTCCATTCCGCGCCGCCCAAGGACCGGGTGATAAGGCTCTTGGACCGGCTGCGAGCCGCCCTGCCGGATGCGGAAAACCTGGTCGCCTGGACCGCGAGTGTCGATGTGCCTCAAGACCAACAGGACTTCGTCAGCGTGGCGCTGCGGCACCCGAGCGAATACCCGCTCTATTCCGGCCGCATCGTTTCGGACACCGGTCTCGACATCCCGGTCGACCGCTACGAGGATCACTTCAGGGAGCACCAGGAAGCCCATTCCACCGCCCTTTATTCCCTGCTCGACGGACGGTCTTATCTGGTCGGCCCTCTGGCGCGGCTCAACCTGAATTGGGACCGGCTGCCGGAACCGGTGCGCTCCACGCTGGCGAAAACCGGCATCCCCTTCCCTTCCCGCAACATGTTCCACAGCATGCTGGCGCGCGCCGTCGAGATTCACTTCGCCATCGTGGAAGCCATACGGCTGCTGGAAAACTACGAGCCCGACATCCCGTTCGTCTCCGGCGAATGCCGCGCCCGCAGCGGATTCGGCTGCACCGAGGCGCCGCGCGGACTGCTCTGGCACCGCTACGATGTCGGCGAGAGCGGAAAAATCCTCAAGGCCCGCATCGTCCCCCCGACCAGCCAGAACCAGGCGCGCATCGCCGAGGACCTGCACCGTTCGATCGAAGCCTTCGGGCTGGACCGCGCCGACGACGAACTACGGCTGCACGGGGAAAAGGTCATCCGCAATTACGATCCGTGCATTTCCTGCGCCACGCATTTCCTGAAACTGAAGGTAATTCGCGAATGACGCCGGTTCGCGTTCTGGGGCTGGGTTCGCCGTTCGGAGACGACCGGGCCGGCTGGTTAGCGGTGGAAAACCTGATGCGATCGGACGGCTTCCGCGCGCTGCCCAAGGGACTCGCGTCGACCCAAATCTGCGACCCGGTCGGCAACAATCTCCTTGACGCCATGCGGGGCGCGAATCTCGCGATCCTGATCGATGCCGCGCAATCCGGCTCGGCGCCGGGTACGGTCCGGCGCTTCGAGGCGCGGCAAATCGAAGACGGCAACGAGCCCTGCTCCAGCCACGGCTTCGGGCTTTCCGCGACCCTGGCCATGGGCAGGGCTCTGAACGATCTGCCGGACACAGTCGTGATATTGCTCGTCGAAATTCCGGCCGATGCCGAATTCGGACCGGCCGAAGACTTGAGCGCGCCGGTGGCGGTCGCGCTCCCCCATTTGACGCTCGCCGTGCTGAACGAAATCGCGGAGTGGACGGCGCGGGGCATTCGCGAGCCTGCGCGGAGTAGCGCCTGAACCCTTACAGGAGGCCCGACATGGCATTCCACACAAGCCTGTTCCCTCGATGGCGCGGAATCTTTGCGGTACTGTTGCTGAGCATCTGCCAGATCGCGTCCGCCAAACGGGTGGAGGAGTCGTCGTACCGCTACCCCTACAAAAACCCTTATCTCGCCACCGCCACCGTCGCCATCCTCAAAGACCGGGAACAGCGCTATGTCTGGGAGGAAACCCAGCATTTGGACCTGACGCTGATTCCGGGCCGGAACGATGTTCCGCTGCTCGAAGGAAAAGGAAAACTGCGGGTCCGCTATTCGCCGCATCCGGGACCCGCGCCGCTGGTGTTTCTCCTGCCGGGATTCGGCGGTTCCGCCTATTCGGGCGCCGCCCGTTATCTCGCGCAGCTGCTCACCGACCATGGATTTCAGGTGCTGTCGCTGCCCTCCCCGTTTCACTGGAACTTCGCGTTGGCGGCCAGCCGCTCAGCCTTGCCGGGCCTCACCGAAAAAGACAGCGAGGACGTGTACCGCGCCATGCAAGCCGCTCTGAACGCCGTGCGCGAGCGGTTTCATCCGGAAATCACCCGAATCGGCCTGATCGGTCTGAGCCACGGCGCATTGACGGCGGCTTTCGTGCGCAAGCTCGACTCCGAAAGAAAGGAAATCGGCCTCGACGCCACGCTGATGATCAACCCTCCCATCGATCTGCTCGGGGCGATCCGCACGATAGAGCAGTTGGCGGATCTGGAACGGCGCTACACGAAACAGCAAAGATCGAACATCCAGTCCTACGCCATCGGCACCGGCAGTGCCGCCCTCGGCCGGGACATCGAGGATCCCGCTTATTTCGCGGATTGGGACCGGCGCCTCGAACTGAGTGACGAACAAATCCGCTATCTGATCGGATGGACTTTGCGTCAGCCGGTGGGAAGCTCGCTCTACGTCAGTTCCCTGGTCCACCCGTCGATGGGATTTCTCCGTGCCCCGATAACCCCGGATTATCGCAGCGCGCGGCTGGAAGAGGCGAGATCCTATAGCCTCATGGCTTATCTACAACGGGTCCTAGTGCCACAGCTGGAACGTACCGGCAAACGGAAGCTCCGCTTCGAGGAACTGATCAAAGCGTCCTCCCTGAAAAGCGTCGCGCCGGCCCTGAGCGGCGATCCGACGGTTTATCTCATGCATAACGCGGATGACTTCCTGGTGTCCGAAGTGGACCTGGCATTCGCCGAAAGGATTTTCGGAGAGCGCGCCATTATCTATCCCCGCGGCGGCCATCTCGGCAACCTCTGGTATACGCAGAACCGTCGGGACATACTGACGATGCTGAAACCGCTGCTGGGCCAGCATACCGACGAGAGACGAACCGCGAAGGGCCCTTCCACCGCCGCCGCGCCTTAGAAGTGTTTTCATCTCGCTCGTATGGCAATACAAGCTTGGCGGAAGTGGTTGCGCCTTCGGTTCGGGTGGATCGATTCAAAGCGTTGTAGATACCGCTCTGGAAATCAAGACGCAAGCCGTGGGCCGAGCGGAAGCATGTCGCGAAGGGATTCACAACCTACAGCGGCACAGTCGCAGGCCGGTAATCCCGTACCGACGTAAGCGGTTGGTCAACCCGCGGCGTCGGAAAGGCGTTCGCGACCTACTCGGGAACGCCGGTACAGTTGGTATGAAAACACTTTAGTCCGCATAGCATAGGCCCGCCGACCGCTTGCCTCTCGTTCGGATACCTACATCGTCACCGCAGTCCCCGGAACCGCCGCCCGTGCCAATGTCATGCGAAACGGCGGAACGCTGTCCTCTTCGACCGCCGCACCGGAAAAACGGAATGTCACCATTGACATGACTCCCAAATGCCATAGTCTCCCTTTTGACCCGACACCTTTCGGCGTTTACAGGACAGGGATTTTCCTGAACGAATCCGACAAGCAACGACTAATAATTAATAACCAATAAAGAGAAATCCCTCATGAAAATACTCGCCGTCCATCCCAGCCCTTTGATGTACACCAAGGTCTTTCTCCGTCTCGAGCCCTTAGGTTTGGAGATGGTGGCGGAATCGGTACGCCGCCTGGGGCACTCGGTCCGTCTGATCGATCTTCAGGTGGAGACCCATCGGGACTTCTATCGCATGCTGGAAACCTGGCGGCCGGACGTCGTGGCCTTCGCCCTCAATTATCTGGCCAACGTCCCGGAAGTGATCGATCTCGCCAAGGACGCCAAGGACCGGCTGCCCGACAGCTTCGTTTGCATCGGCGGGCACAGCGCCTCGTTCACGGCCAAGGATCTGCTCCAGCACGGCGAGGGCAAGATCGATTGCGTACTGCGCGGCGAGGGCGAGGCCGGATTTCCGAAGCTCCTGGAGGCGATCGAGCACGACCGCGATTCCGTGCATAAGGTGCCGGGAGCGGTCACCGCCGACGGCGAAGGTCCGCCGCCGGGCTTCGTCGCCGACCTCGACGAGGTCAGCCCGGCGCGGGATCTGGTCCGGCATCGCCGAAAATATTTCCTCGGCACGCTCGATCCCTGCGCCTCGATTGAATTCACCCGCGGCTGCCCCTGGGACTGCTCCTTTTGCAGCGCCTGGACCTTCTACGGCCGCAGCTACCGCGTCATGAGCCCCGAGAAAATCGTCGAGGACCTGAGCCGCGTCCGGGAACCCGGCGTCTTCATCGTCGACGACGTGGCTTTCATCCAGGACAAGCACGGCTTCGAAATCGGCGAAGCCGTCGCCCGCCGCGGAATCAAGAAGGAGTATTACCTCGAGACCCGGGGCGACGTGCTGCTCCGCAACAAGGACGTGTTCCGGTTCTGGAAAACATTGGGCATGGAGTACATGTTTCTCGGCGTCGAGGCCATCGACGAGGCCGGTCTCGCTCTTTATCGAAAAAGGGTGAGCCTGTCCAAGAACTTTGAGGCGCTGGAATTCGCCCGCTCCCTGGGGATCACCGTCGCCATCAACATCATCGCCGACCCCGACTGGGACCGGGACCGCTTCGAAACCATCCGCCAGTGGTGTCTG containing:
- a CDS encoding 4Fe-4S dicluster domain-containing protein; the protein is MAEQPRYLPRSEFPRLLSALASAGYRCVGPRVRDGAILYEPISGVEDLPKGVHDRQAPGQYGLETTDEPRWFAWANGPQALRPLTFAGRDKLWSAERRADGSVDFKSDPPEAEPVAVIGARACDLAALYIYDRHFMQGAYPDPWYTARRQNLFLVAVHCTHPSLNCFCASTGDGPRATYGYDLALSELDEGFLIDARSEKGERILAALPVREASTEQIETADREIEDAAGSQVKEVPSRNLKDVLFARLDHPRWNEVAQRCLSCTNCTLVCPTCFCHSENDVPSLDGSRSEHYREWDSCFTQRHSYIHGITIRPDTRTRYRQWLTHKVGSWHDQFGRSGCVGCGRCITWCPVGIDITEELAAICR
- a CDS encoding YgaP family membrane protein; this translates as MQAYETDRVRRHTPPDINARIDDEIRATISHYTGASRETLTRRIDALDREWDIERVLEANAASFTLAGLALSQVHSRRWLWLSTGVAGFLLQHALQGWCPPIAVFRRLGIRTRREIDREKYALKALRGDFEPIAGVHPTRDPDTVSRAIEA
- a CDS encoding Ni/Fe hydrogenase subunit alpha; its protein translation is MNERREIKINVPVLARVEGEGALDLHIRDGRIEHLKFSIGEPPRLFEKFLEGRDAFEVPDMVARICGICPVAYQMSAVQALESLFGWRSTPWIEAMRRAMYCGEWIQSHSLHIHLLAAPDFFGYSSAPEMARDYPDEVRRGLRLQSLGNELIRLFGARSVHPVGARLGGFHSAPPKDRVIRLLDRLRAALPDAENLVAWTASVDVPQDQQDFVSVALRHPSEYPLYSGRIVSDTGLDIPVDRYEDHFREHQEAHSTALYSLLDGRSYLVGPLARLNLNWDRLPEPVRSTLAKTGIPFPSRNMFHSMLARAVEIHFAIVEAIRLLENYEPDIPFVSGECRARSGFGCTEAPRGLLWHRYDVGESGKILKARIVPPTSQNQARIAEDLHRSIEAFGLDRADDELRLHGEKVIRNYDPCISCATHFLKLKVIRE
- the hpnR gene encoding hopanoid C-3 methylase HpnR; this encodes MKILAVHPSPLMYTKVFLRLEPLGLEMVAESVRRLGHSVRLIDLQVETHRDFYRMLETWRPDVVAFALNYLANVPEVIDLAKDAKDRLPDSFVCIGGHSASFTAKDLLQHGEGKIDCVLRGEGEAGFPKLLEAIEHDRDSVHKVPGAVTADGEGPPPGFVADLDEVSPARDLVRHRRKYFLGTLDPCASIEFTRGCPWDCSFCSAWTFYGRSYRVMSPEKIVEDLSRVREPGVFIVDDVAFIQDKHGFEIGEAVARRGIKKEYYLETRGDVLLRNKDVFRFWKTLGMEYMFLGVEAIDEAGLALYRKRVSLSKNFEALEFARSLGITVAINIIADPDWDRDRFETIRQWCLEIPEIVNISVNTPYPGTETWHTESRKLTTRDYRLFDIQHAVLPTRLPLPEFYAELVKTQQVLNLKHMGWESLKGAAGIVFRRLLRGQTNFLKSLWKFNSVFNPELQLADHRRPVKYEMSLPPERSEQKFKPQTLYVHEIRERKPRALDEATERFVDESRTGALAES
- a CDS encoding hydrogenase maturation protease, whose product is MTPVRVLGLGSPFGDDRAGWLAVENLMRSDGFRALPKGLASTQICDPVGNNLLDAMRGANLAILIDAAQSGSAPGTVRRFEARQIEDGNEPCSSHGFGLSATLAMGRALNDLPDTVVILLVEIPADAEFGPAEDLSAPVAVALPHLTLAVLNEIAEWTARGIREPARSSA
- a CDS encoding alpha/beta hydrolase family protein; protein product: MAFHTSLFPRWRGIFAVLLLSICQIASAKRVEESSYRYPYKNPYLATATVAILKDREQRYVWEETQHLDLTLIPGRNDVPLLEGKGKLRVRYSPHPGPAPLVFLLPGFGGSAYSGAARYLAQLLTDHGFQVLSLPSPFHWNFALAASRSALPGLTEKDSEDVYRAMQAALNAVRERFHPEITRIGLIGLSHGALTAAFVRKLDSERKEIGLDATLMINPPIDLLGAIRTIEQLADLERRYTKQQRSNIQSYAIGTGSAALGRDIEDPAYFADWDRRLELSDEQIRYLIGWTLRQPVGSSLYVSSLVHPSMGFLRAPITPDYRSARLEEARSYSLMAYLQRVLVPQLERTGKRKLRFEELIKASSLKSVAPALSGDPTVYLMHNADDFLVSEVDLAFAERIFGERAIIYPRGGHLGNLWYTQNRRDILTMLKPLLGQHTDERRTAKGPSTAAAP
- a CDS encoding FAD/NAD(P)-binding protein, yielding MQNPYLPREAEIVERVQEAPTIFTLKLRFTDPAAQGAYGYVPGQFNMIYLYGIGEVAISIVSDPDETETLDHTIRAVGRVTRALSRLQPGDRIGVRGPYGRGWPLLEAQGKDVALITGGLGCAPLVSVIRYIVARRERFRRLLIMQGVKRSDDLIWHEQYQRWRELPDTQVLLAAEVAEPGWTWHQGLVTALFDRTHIDPGQTIVFLCGPEPMMRASIYELGQRGVADGNIWLSMERNMHCGIGHCGHCMIGAPFVCRNGPVFPYPELKALLGKKGF
- a CDS encoding molybdate ABC transporter substrate-binding protein produces the protein MNTEYPAPTPPAVFPPWPGETPPAANPGVPFTVPEVDNMPDFHGNPAAAEFVVFAGGNYFFAMTELVEAFQRQKPELRGRIFFETIPPGIIERQLENRNTITVGNLTLSVQPDVVQAGEQRIAALIEKGVLQGPPLRFLKNSLAVMVKKGNPKNIRTLEDLAKPGVRLANPNPETEGIARQIQTALEQAGGEELVRKVYETKVKAGEAFLTEIHHRQTPLWIMQGKVDAGLTWISEPRYQMMVGHPVDFVPIPPEHNREGIQAAAIARNARNPGAARDWLAFLCSNEAKSVLEKFGMARPQ
- a CDS encoding NADH-quinone oxidoreductase subunit B family protein, translating into MDRKLRVAVHKFSSCDGCQLAFLNAGEKLVELFELADVVHFAEAGIVDPDAPAELAFIEGSISTHEEQERIRRIRENTRFLVPIGACATSGCLQALRNQADAARWFADVYSDPSKIDHLDTATPIAANVPVDLELWGCPVNTRQVMATVSSLLLGAPPRDDNEKICMECKRKNIVCVMVTQGQHCMGPVTRTGCGVLCPGIGRDCYGCYGPAENINGDAWGRWFEQKGMPAERIARRFRYINSEAEAFREAGKHWRDRTGPKPANDASDPSDLSPSSGPSGHLLPKGEGNKARSSTANSSNEKS
- a CDS encoding DsrE family protein codes for the protein MSKRTVFVLAGLLIGGSIGQASAEPKTEWEYPAIRGYGKVRPYPDAAAKPSPDRIYKVLFDISQGAEMPEKPNSGLDHVARLINTFALVGVPTERLKLVLVVHGSATPAILKDERYRNRFGNGNPNTELIQALKKAGVTLYVCGQALAEKEFEPGDVNPEVTVALSALTVLPLYQMDGYALIPD